In Larimichthys crocea isolate SSNF chromosome VI, L_crocea_2.0, whole genome shotgun sequence, one genomic interval encodes:
- the LOC113745861 gene encoding odorant receptor 131-2-like: protein MNFTPVESNVTGAVPSEVTLFKGIGRVMIIVCLGITINYINATMVHTFSKHHIFKVNPRFILFIHLVFNDMIQLTASISISVLYYVFDTIHVYLCCLFMLPAILTTQNTPLNLAFMAAECYIAVCIPLRYNNICTVKRTYIVIGIIWTLSSLSVLPDVFILLATEPLEFFHTRVFCLRDTVFRSAYSVKKRDASHILFLVVVWLTLFYTYFRILFVAKAADADAKKARNTILLHGFQVLLCMTVYVQPLLIQVLTYTFPGQFRTIYFAFYVINQILPRFVSPIVYGLRDKTFRKYFKKYLCTVNCHPKQNP from the exons ATGAATTTCACACCTGTGGAAAGCAATGTGACAGGAGCTGTGCCCTCCGAGGTCACGTTGTTTAAAGGTATCGGCAGGGTTATGATCATTGTTTGTCTGGGCATCACCATCAACTACATCAATGCTACCATGGTCCACACATTCAGCAAACACCAC aTCTTCAAGGTGAACCCTCGCTTTATCCTTTTTATCCACCTGGTGTTCAACGACATGATCCAGCTCACAGCCAGcatctccatctctgtcctctATTATGTCTTTGATACAATCCATGTCTACCTCTGTTGTCTCTTCATGTTGCCGGCCATCCTCACCACACAGAACACCCCTCTGAATCTGGCTTTCATGGCAGCAGAGTGTTACATTGCTGTCTGCATTCCCCTCCGCTACAACAACATATGTACAGTCAAAAGAACATATATTGTTATTGGCATAATCTGGACATTAAGTTCACTTTCTGTACTGCCAGATGTCTTCATTCTTTTGGCCACTGAACCTCTGGAGTTCTTTCATACCAGAGTTTTCTGCTTGAGGGATACAGTGTTTAGGAGTGCCTACAGTGTAAAGAAGAGGGATGCATCCCACATATTGTTTCTGGTCGTGGTTTGGCTCACTCTGTTCTACACTTACTTCagaattttgtttgtggccAAAGCTGCTGATGCAGATGCTAAAAAGGCAAGAAACACGATCCTGCTTCATGGTTTTCAGGTGTTGCTGTGTATGACGGTGTATGTGCAACCTTTGTTAATTCAAGTTCTCACATACACGTTTCCAGGACAGTTCAGAACGatatattttgctttttatgttatAAACCAAATCCTCCCTCGCTTTGTTAGTCCTATTGTCTACGGGCTACGAGATAAGACTTTCAGGAAGTACTTCAAAAAGTATCTGTGTACAGTAAACTGCCATCCAAAACAAAATCCTTAA
- the LOC113745894 gene encoding odorant receptor 131-2-like — MNFTPVESNVSGAVPSKVTLFTGIDKVMIIVCLGITINYINATMVHTFSKHHIFKANPRFILFIHLVFNDMIQLTVSISISVLGYVFDTIHVYICFLFMLPAILATQNTPLNLAFMAAECYIAVCNPLRYNNICTVKRTYIVIGIIWALSSLSVLPDVFILLATEPLEFFHTRVFCLRDRVFRSAYSVKKRNASHILFLVVVWLTLFYTYVRILFVAKAADADAKKAKNTILLHGFQVLMCMMVYVQPLLIQVLIYVFPGQFRTTYFAFYVINQILPRFVSPIVYGLRDKTFRKYFKKYLCTFIGC, encoded by the exons ATGAATTTCACACCTGTGGAAAGCAATGTGTCAGGAGCTGTGCCCTCCAAGGTCACGTTGTTTACAGGTATTGACAAGGTTATGATCATTGTTTGTCTGGGCATCACCATCAACTACATCAATGCTACCATGGTCCACACATTCAGCAAACACCAC ATCTTCAAGGCGAACCCTCGCTTTATCCTTTTTATCCACCTGGTGTTCAACGACATGATCCAGCTGACAGTCAGcatctccatctctgtccttGGTTATGTCTTTGATACGATCCATGTCTAcatctgttttctcttcatgttGCCGGCCATCCTCGCCACACAGAACACCCCTCTGAATCTGGCTTTCATGGCAGCAGAGTGTTACATTGCTGTCTGCAATCCCCTCCGCTACAACAACATATGCACAGTCAAAAGAACATATATTGTTATTGGCATAATCTGGGCATTAAGTTCACTTTCTGTACTGCCAGATGTCTTCATTCTTTTGGCCACTGAACCTCTGGAGTTCTTCCATACCAGAGTTTTCTGCTTGAGGGATAGAGTGTTTAGGAGTGCCTACAGTGTAAAGAAGAGGAATGCATCCCACATATTGTTTCTGGTCGTGGTTTGGCTCACTCTGTTCTACACTTACGTCagaattttgtttgtggccAAAGCTGCTGATGCAGATgctaaaaaggcaaaaaacacgATCCTGCTTCATGGTTTTCAGGTGCTGATGTGTATGATGGTGTACGTGCAACCTTTGTTAATTCAAGTTCTTATATACGTGTTTCCGGGACAGTTCAGAACGACATACTTTGCTTTTTATGTTATAAACCAAATCCTCCCTCGCTTTGTTAGTCCTATTGTCTACGGGCTACGAGATAAGACTTTCAGGAAGTACTTCAAAAAGTATCTGTGTACA TTCATCGGCTGCTGA